The Streptomyces hundungensis genome contains the following window.
AGCAGCATCACCCGCGCCCCCGGCGACGTGACCGGCTGGGCGACACAGGTCGTGACCCAACCGGGGCCGTACAGCGCATGGTTGAGCGGCCGCTCCGACCCGTCGGGATAGGCGATGGGCGCGGACGCCGCCGCCTCGTACAGGGGACCGGCCACCGGATCCCGGCGTACGTCGTCCTCAAGGCGGGCCAGCGCCGCGTTCTCCGGACGCAGCTCCACGGCGTGCCGCAGCTGGGGCATCACCACCGGCGCCCAGGACCTCGCCCAGTCGGCGAGCACCACCTCGCGCGCCTGCGGGTCGAGGAGCATCCAGCGCATGGGGTTGGCCGGGGGCTCGCCGCCGGGGAAGAGCGCGGCGAACTCCTTGTTGTGGGCCAGCAGGTTCCACTCCGCGTCATTGATGTACGCGAGCGCCCCGCTGATGCCGTCGACCACCCGCTGCCACTCACCGGGCACGGACAGACCCGATGCGCGGTGCAGCGGGCTCGGCGGGTTCTCGCGCCGGGTGAGCCGCCACAGGAACACCCACTCCTGCTCGTCGAAGCGCAGCACGGTGGCCACCGCGGACAACAACTCGGCGGAGGGGGAGGCCAGTTGACCGTTCTCGAACCGGTTGTACGTGCCCGGGGTGCGCTCCAGAAGGAGGTCGAGCTGCTCCTGGCTGAGCCCGGCGGCGCGACGGCCGGGGCCGGGCTGCCGCGGCGGGAAGCCCAGGGAAGCGGGGCTGACGGCGGCGCGTCGCTCACGCAGCAGCGCCCGCAGGGCGGCACGGTCGGCGGCGGCGAGGTG
Protein-coding sequences here:
- a CDS encoding helix-turn-helix domain-containing protein gives rise to the protein MHLAAADRAALRALLRERRAAVSPASLGFPPRQPGPGRRAAGLSQEQLDLLLERTPGTYNRFENGQLASPSAELLSAVATVLRFDEQEWVFLWRLTRRENPPSPLHRASGLSVPGEWQRVVDGISGALAYINDAEWNLLAHNKEFAALFPGGEPPANPMRWMLLDPQAREVVLADWARSWAPVVMPQLRHAVELRPENAALARLEDDVRRDPVAGPLYEAAASAPIAYPDGSERPLNHALYGPGWVTTCVAQPVTSPGARVMLLLYTPGDSLASRSSFPEAPQMS